TCTGCGAGCGGATAGGCAAAATAGTCGAAGCCAGGCGCTTCCACGGCTACGGCTTCACGGCCCTGGGCCTGGAACCGGACGTCTGTCCGGAGCCGCGGGACGTGACGATCGGCTACGAGGTGGGCAAGGCATTGCGGGTGCCCGTCTGGACGAGCCTCGGCCGCTACTACGCGGCGGGCTCGCTCTACGGTGCCACTGTAGCCGCCGTCGACAGCTTCTACGCCGCCGCCGACGCGGCCGGCCGACATCTCTGGGCCGACCAGGCAGAGGACCTGTTGAGCATCTGCATCCGGCAGGATCTCGAGGAAGGGTATTGCCGCCGGCAGCGGGGACGGATCTTCGCCGCGATGGGTCTGGCGGAGCTGGCCCTGGAGGATATGCGCCGCGTGGTGGCCGCGCTCGAGGGCGAGGGGTGGATCGATCCGTCCGACCTCGCACTGTACGGGCATCTACTCAATACCCAGGGCGCCTATCAACAGGCGCTGCCCTACCTGCGCAAGGCCGTCGACGCTCAGCCCGACCTGGCGCAGGGCTGGAGCGCCCTGGGCTACGCCCTGTTGATGACGGCGCAGGGCGCGGCCGGGGAGCGGGCTCTCGACCGCGCGCTCGTCCTGGACCCGGATCTGCCCGAAGCCTGGTACAACCGCGGCCTCGCACACTTCCACGCCCACCGCTGGGGTGCGGCGGCGAGCGACTTCGAGCGCGCGCTGGACCTGGCGCCCGGCAATCGGGACGAGATCCTGCCGCTGCTGCAGCAGTCGCGGGGACGGGCGCGGCGGGCGGAGCGGGACGAAGGCTGGGAATGAAGCGAATGACAGTGACGAGAGATCGAGGTGGATATTTATAAGCACGCAATCGCGGCATGTCTGCTCATGGTCCACGCACCGTTGTTCACCTGCTTGGCCGATGATACGGCGCTGGTCGGCCCTGACGGTATGCATGGGCTTCCCCGAAGAGTCCTGGGGCACGAGCCGCGATGCGCCCTTTCTCACCTTCTGCTCGTACGTGGACGGTGTGGAGACCGTCGCCGTGAGGGAGCCGGGCGAACAGGTGGGTCCGGCGCCAGCTGG
This genomic window from bacterium contains:
- a CDS encoding tetratricopeptide repeat protein: MRLAILLAGLIAAAALPLAAGCGGRAVPHARYTDVWVSESPDDSLGLAAFLKLPPTVAASRRVRAGHFLVRASRAPDTIRRLRCLSTAAGLAPDDPATWMDLSEETSRLGNKLLALDQLDAAEAAIMLLDAEDRRALRLRTAVARAWISRDRAKWVDAHAWADSAARYSPAEREIVMLLGLTRASHGDLRGAFNISRDIERKHFFHFEWRWMRGMAELARGNAGNAYHWLHDARPDGDYAARFYRDLAMVCERIGKIVEARRFHGYGFTALGLEPDVCPEPRDVTIGYEVGKALRVPVWTSLGRYYAAGSLYGATVAAVDSFYAAADAAGRHLWADQAEDLLSICIRQDLEEGYCRRQRGRIFAAMGLAELALEDMRRVVAALEGEGWIDPSDLALYGHLLNTQGAYQQALPYLRKAVDAQPDLAQGWSALGYALLMTAQGAAGERALDRALVLDPDLPEAWYNRGLAHFHAHRWGAAASDFERALDLAPGNRDEILPLLQQSRGRARRAERDEGWE